The Geotrypetes seraphini chromosome 2, aGeoSer1.1, whole genome shotgun sequence genome contains the following window.
taaaaacagattttctcagcccagtccttgggacaaaCCTAGCCAGTCAGACTTTCCGTGTGTCCAAGATAAAAAGGCATGATTTGCATGTGagtgcactgcctccactgtatgcaaagcTATCGAATATGTatgtattgtggatatcctgaaaacctgactgcctggATGTATCCTGATAGCTGGGTTGAGAATCCTTGCTTaagagtgacacctagtggcagAATTCAGGAGCCCAGGCATTGTTCCTGAGGCCCACCGTCACTGATACAGAAGGGAAATATCCCTGGGTCATTGCAAATGAAGGTTTATGGTGGTAGAGCCTAGCCCTGGTCCCCAAAGAATCAGGAGGAAACTGCTGGGCCAGGAAGAATAGAAGGGCTTGGAAAAAATTATCCAGGCAGAACTCACTTTTCCCCTCCAAAGATTAATTGACAGACTTAGATACGATACTATTATCTACTCTCTTCAGGCCTCTTTCCTAAATATATTTACATAAGTATCCCCCCCACTGCAAAGGTCTTCAAATCCATTCCTTGAGGtccacaacccagcctggtttttcagaatttccacaatgCATACATATGGCAtctatctgcatacaatggaagctgtgaatgcaaagagatctcatagatagtcattgtggaaatcctgaaaaccagactgggttGTGGACTTTAAGGTATGGATTTGAGGACCCCCAAGGCCCGgatctataaacagcacctacatTGTGGGTGCCACTCAGTGCAGTTGTTAATCAattgctaggcgccatttatagaatcacacctagcagtgcctaaatatccatcagcccagtatcctatttctaaggttaccagatgtccggatttaacAGGGCATGTCCAGGCATCCAGCAGCTTCTACAGCCCTCACTtaagggaaattctgtataggacgccagtttctgtagcgttttttagcgcagagagcctatgagcgttgagagcagcgtgggccattcagcgcagctccctgcactaaaaaccgctatcgcagtttagtaaaaagggagggggtatatttgtctatttttgtatagttgttactgaggtgacattgcataaagtcatctgccttgacctctttgaaaacccacggaatataaatgataattaacattttctctgcgtacagtgtgctttgtgtttttaaaattttattgttggtagattattttgacttggccacgaaggtaagggggagggagggaggggagctgctgaaagacatctagtaatccttgcaggcttgactgtgaagggaattatttttgtaaaatcatgttttgttatgtgactggcattatttagactttaatttctatgaatgaatagaatgaaaatgatataaaattacttacttgtttttatgtgcgtgcgctgaaggaaagtggagagagagtgggctgaggacgctgaagggaaatggggaagagagagtggggagaagacgctgatttataaattgataattgtacagaatattgtttctttttatatattttaatataataagttcaatataaaacaattcaaggcttgtgtggatggaatcagctggtttgcggggatggggactgagcttatgggcattagtccaataaaatggtattttcttatttctcattatttgttttatttttatttgtaatgtggtgattgttatatatcagttttttcaaatttacatctactgtctttatattttgcattgtattagaggacatgtattactgtttttgtggtgttgtagtgttgcattgtatgcagagtctggtttcttggcggctcagtttaacttttgtctacatatttctatttttaatttgtgattattccatattgggcgaggttgtatctgtctgtgtgtatgaaagggacatggctttctggtAGCATCGActctacaggatcaattgactgtacaggatctggcttgtttagttttacaatggtgttctagtgctcactgcagtgtttaagatgctgccttttcgtaggtacattcttgttgtgcgatatgtggattgttactaaaaatcatatttttcatatagatggggggtggtggtgtcaaaaaatgatgggcccctggtgtcacatatgctaggtaatcCACTGCTCAGGGCTTTTAGGGGGTGGGGaaaatcccctgaaagccctgacCACACACCACAAGCTTTGTTTGTCCTTTTActcactgcattaaaaaaaaaccccaagaattATTCAAAGTAAAAATTATAATCTATATGGGGTTAATTGTCAAAAGGATGCACTATGCTTGACTTATCTATTCCAAAATTTTTCATTTAAGCTGACTTTCAGCTGGGCCTGcctgggttttagcgccggcagtggcagtaactgctccaacgctcatataatttctttgagcgtcggagcagttactgccatgGCATGGCTgcacgttagtaaaggagggggtaattttGTGCCTAAAAATTGACCTAGActaacttaccgtattttctcgcatataacgcgcgcgttatatgtggtttttacgtaccgcgcataccctcgcacgttatacgcgtgagcgcgttgtacaaactTTTTTtcacatagttcccccccccatcatatagaagctcctaccagtgtcctgctgcttcctcttggcggtcccgacacccgacacgatcggggcaagagggagctcaagccctcttgccccagccaaccgcggcacccccgacacgttcggggcaagagggagctcaagccctcttgcccccccgacacgatcggggtaaaagggagcccaagctctcttgccccgccgactctccaactcaccgacaatatcgggccaggagggagcccaagtcctcctggccctggcgacccccacccccccgctagttgttcgggcaaggagggagcccaaaccctcctggccacggcgaccccctacccccaccccgcactacattacgggcaggagggatcccaggccctcctgccctcgacgcaaacccacctccccccaacgaccgcccccccaagaacctccgaccgccccccccagccgacccgcgatccccctggccgacccccacgatacccccaccccccttccccgtacctttgtgtagttggccggacagacgggagtcaaactcgcctgtccggcaggcagccaacgacggaatgaggccggattggcccatccgtcccaaagctccgcctactgaggcacatgggcccaacccgaccatgtgcccaaggccccgcccccaggagggacctaaggctcccgggcctattctgattggcccaggcgccttaggccccaccagtaggcggagctttgggacggatgggccaatccggcctcattccatcgttggctgcctgccggacaggcgggtttggctcccgtctgtccggccaactacacaaaggtacggggaaggggggtgggggtgtcgtggggggtaggccaggggggtcgcgggtcggctgggggggcggtcggaggttcttgggggggcggtctttGGGAgggtgtttgcgtcgagggcaggagggcctgggatccctcctgcccgtaatgtagtgggggtagggagtcgccagggccaggaggacttgggctccctcctggctcgatattgtcggggagttggggagtcggcggggcaagagggcttgggctcccttttgccccgatcgtgttggggaatcgggggggcaagagggcttgagctccctcttgcaatgatcgtgtcgggggtgccgcggttggctggagcaagagggcttgagttccttcttgccccgatcgtgtcgggtgtgccgcggttggctggggcaagagggcttgagctccctcttgccccgatcgtgtcggggagtcgggggggggggcaagagggcttgagctccctcttgccccgatcgtgttgggggtgccgcggttggctggggcaagagggcttgagctccctcttaccccgatcatgtcgggggtgctgcggttggctggggcaagagggcttgagctccctcttgccccgatcgtgtcggggagtcgggaccgccaagaggaagaagcaggacaccggtaggagcttctacatgatggggggggtcgagagcctgtgggggtgcgagcggtccttcagggtgggggtgcggttgcgggtgggagtgcgtgcgagcggtccttcagggtgcgggtgcgtgcgagcggtccttcgcggtgggggtgcgagcggtcctgcgggggggggtgaatcggatgtcggggggggcatcaggctttcagggtggggacaggacttcaagggggagaggagagtcggggcgggtgaaaggagagtcgggcagcatgcgcggtatacgggtgtgcgcggtatataaaaatttctgtacatagatttgtgtttttcgcgcgctatacccgtgtgcgcgttttacacgggtgcgcgttatctacgtgaaaatacggtaaatttgaCTGCTGGATTTAAGAATAAGTTATCTGGCACAAACTTACTTTCCAGCACATGAACATTTTTAGCAGGGTAGCAGAACAATAGAGGCTCTAGCTGAGTGGAAGTCCTCCGCCTGTAGTCCTGCCAGtaggtggtgctgtttcactatcacattttcaatagtgagggacaggcaagctctgcaggattccagggaacctgcctgtctctagccattgaaaacacaatgcagttggaggactcccactcaactTGGAGGGATCAATGCTGACAACCAGGGCAATTGTCCTTAGCTCTCATGCTAGTGGGGGACCCCAAGACTTCTATAAGCTGAAAGAGGAGTGGCCTGCAGACAGACTTTGGAGGGCTCCTGCATGTGAACAATGGCCTTGCAAGGTAGTGACTCTAACTAGCCAAATTTAGCCCCTCTAGGAGAGATATTTTCAACCCTTGTAATTTCAAGAGCTAAGTCATTATTTAGCTGGCTAATATCTCATGGAAATCAGCACCTATGTGCCTCTTATACTACTGGATTAAATCATTCTCTTGGTTAAGAACGTGTACAAAATCTCTATCCAGCCTGAATGTATCTAAGAAGTTTGAACATAGCTCCTGCCCTTGTATAATATTACCTAAATGTATATGTTATGGGATGCAAAAGTAACAGTCTTCTTTTACTTTATTTAAGCTTGCACAAGGAATCAACAGTGGACAAGGGCTGGGCATTGAAATCATTGTCACCTTCCAGTTAGTGCTGTGTGTCCTTGCTACCACAGACCGGCGAAGGAATGACGTTACAGGATCTGCACCTCTGGCCATTGGACTCTCTGTCGCCTTGGGACATCTTATTGCTGTAAGTTCAGCTGTCTTTCTTTAAATGTAATAAATCTGCAGTCACCCTACCCCATCAATTAGGGGAAAGAATGTATTTCTGCAAAAGTAGTTACCTATAAGATGTTATTTACTATTTTAACAGAAAATGGCTGCCCAAGGCAGCCATTTCTACAAATTATTTTCCTTAGAGTCACATAAGAATAAACTGGATGGTGTGGTGGGACATAAATCTATGACATCTTTGGATTTATTTCCTTATGTTGGCCCAACCACTATAAAATCACTTAGTTTCATTAGAAGTGATTTAGACCCCCAATATTACTGCCATGTATGGTGAAGTGCACGGTTCCACACAGAAGGACACTCCAATATTgtctgcatgggggggggggggggtccacaaCTTTTGAAGTGCATTTGCATTCTGATGGAAGTCTTGACACACATTTAAATTTCTGGGTTTTTTAAACAGGGGTTCTATGTGCAACCAGCATGCCGGTATTCTGGCTATACACagaaccccttttatcaagctgcactagaggcttTTAGCATGAGCTGGTGCAGTAAatgcttatagagttcctatgagcgtcggcacacttaccttgccggcctgcgctaaaaacctctagtgcaactTTATGAAAGGGAGGGATAATTTGATAGTGGGTGTTCAAATGGACAAATTCTGAATGGAGCGCAGGCAAGCTTCACAGAGGTGGCGGGTCTGAGGGAGAAAGGGCGTGGCAGTTAATGCTTCTGCATTGCTGAATGCCAACGGATTAGCACAGGAATAGAGCATAAACTCTctccacctacaaaataggtggtggcaAGGATCCATAGGCTAATTTTTAGTAATGGTCGGGCAGTAATAGCCGTAGTGCACACGAAAGACCCATGTAGAGGTGCACCAAGGCCATTTGGGTCCCATATAGAAGGACTTTTTAGGCACTGGCAAGCAAACTGCTCTTTACTCTCCTCCAATGTCCTTTTCTCAGCTCACTCTTTCTGTAACAATTCACACAActgttttctgtctgtgtctgacGACTGCTGTGAGCCCTTCTTCCAAACACATACATACATCAGTTCCATAATGACACTTTATAATAAACTTCTACCATGCTGTGTGCTTTTTGCTAAATCAACTTATTCAATGCATGTAATATATGGATCATGCAATTCCCATCTCCTTTTTCAAATTCAAACTACAAAAAAGCTTAATATTTCTGTTTTATACTGTTAATACCAGTTGAGACAAATATACAAATGCTTAACTTGCTCTCTGATAACTAAACATGCAGATATATAGAGGTACATACTGCCCTATAAGATATAACATTTAGGAAGTCTTTGATAATTTTTCTGACTCCATTTCAGCCTTGATGTATTTTTAAAACACTTTCAGATAAATTTGActaatcttaacatgctaatgtaattttgaaagtttttttgtaatatcgctgtataCAGTCTTTTCCTCTGTAAACCGATCTGAACTGCTTGAggcattgcggtatataaaaataaagttatgatgattattattattaatgcaaaTAGAATTAAACATATGTGCAATAGGTATAGATCAGGTCTGTtaaaaaaagttccaggactgattaaaaaaaaaattattaacaatcttacaacttattccattgggctCCCTTCAAAATATTCCCCTTCCCtacgtatacacttttcccaacgtcATTTCTACTTCTGGAAACATtccttaaacgcatcttcaggaatGCTTTGTCAAATTATGCTTTATGGCCCAGATTCAGTGTAGGGCGCCCGTTCTCAGAAGCCATCTAAACGGTGTTTGAGAACTGCACACAGgtgccctatacagaattgcCCTAAGCCGCCTAACTACCAATCAAACTGGTGCCCATGTTACAAGCGCCGGTTGGTTAATTGCattgccgctgaactgatggcggaAAGGGATATCCCAGAtgcgatcagtttagtggctgcaTATAAGGCAGGGTGTGGTCCCCCCCTGCAAAGactgcctacattttaggcgccTTCCACGGGCCTAGGGTCGCCTAGGAtatctaagctcgcctaaggccactttggGGTAAAACCACGCCTAGTTAGGCGGCCCTATGCACCTTACTAGGTTCCCAgaggcgcctacaatgtaggtggcctgcctcgtgagtttcatttttcaaaaacgtgcatcccgattggcttttagacagtggtagggacgccatttatagaatttgctcctatgtcttcaatggtgttgaatCGCTTTCTCTTCAGTGTGGATTTAAgcttaggaaacaagaagtcaggaGAGTATGGTGGCcggggaagaactgtcatcacgtttttgtgcaaaatttatgatttttgatgcattcaaaacacctttCATAACTCATGATATGTctcccataagccactttcaacatttcataagtttctgtagcggtctgacccaatttaaaacagaacttcacgctgtAGCACTTCTCACTGAggttgcacatgatgaaaaacagCCGATCACGAAAACATAtgttcacaaaaactgctgtagctcggagACGAAAACAGATACTAACAAACAGGAAAAAAGGAGGATACTTGTGAGGTTTCAACTACTAGcatgtctcaaaagaacttcccgttGGCGCACAATTCAAagtgtcctggaacttttttaaCAGGCCTGTTCATTTTAATCCCTGGGAAAGTAAATGGTTCTCTGCATACTAATTTAATCTAATcgaatctttggtttatataccgagtcatcttccagtggagctcgactcggttcacatataattaagactagagtacatagcagaaaacataggagaaggaaaaactaattaaaaactaaagtacataagaaaagcataagaaaaataactataatattatcatttcgttgaggctgtagctaaaccatttaaaaattgcgagaacaacaaagttttcaggaatttacgaaataattgagtcgggaagttcattccagatctcttcaaactttcaaagtgCTGATAACTTTTCTTTGCTTCCCATAGATCGACTATACTGGCTGTGGAATGAACCCTGCCAGGTCTTTTGGCTCAGCGGTGGTTGCCAGAAATTTCACCCATCACTGGGTAAGTCTAATGAGAACAACAGGTCGTACTCGGTATACTATGATTAGAAGAAGTAAATTGCACGGAAAAGAATGTACAGTATAAGAAAATCAGGCAGGGATATAGATTTTCTACGGACAATTATTAAAAGCATTTACCAGCACATACCCAAATAAACTGACCCTGGGAAAATCCCCTTCCATCAGTGGAGCTGAAAGAACATGCACATTATTCCACATGGTCATACTTTTAACCATATTAAAAATCTACATGATGCTATTTTAAAATAGTGCAAACTGGGCACCAAAATggtagatgacgtttaatgtgagcaagtgcaaaatgataaAAAAACAAGAAACTAAACAACTAAGTGGTTATCTATTAATTAAATAGTGAATTGGtatgtatttgctttcttagctgctgatACACAGtttgctgagggtttcaacgtatcctcaacaatgacacctagatccttacCCTGGGCAGTGCCTCTTAACAAAGAACCCaccatcacgtagctatagttcgggttcctctttcccacatgcatcactttgtgcTAGAAGAAGTCAATATGAGCTGTAGAACATTTCTTACTTAAACAAACAGTGACAAGCTTCAGATTATGGAGTGAATTttcccattctgggatttcttctaagaaaaagaaaacttattttCGCTTACTCCTGGcaacatcactggcttgaacccatcctccctaccataATTAAAATGTTAATTAATGACTTATTCAACATTAGTTTtatgtaatttattatttattcctTCTATTCATAAATTATACTATCTAATTTTATTTCATTCTTATTTCATTCTCCAATTGAATAATCTAATATAAAAACTCAATAAATAAGAAATAGGGATTTTTCATTTATCATTTGAAAATCTACAATTCATTTCAACACTTGAAACCAACAGACAAACTATGCTATGAATTTAAAGTGCTTTAAAATGCTTCATAGAAATTCCTATTTCTTATTTATTGAGGTTTTATTGAGGTTTTATTCAATTGGAGAATGAAATAAGAATGAAATAAAATTAGATAGTGTAATTTATGAATTGAAGGAATAAATCAATAAAACTAATATTGAATAAGTCATTAATTAACATTTTAATTATGGTAGGGAGGTTGGGTTCAAGCCGGTGATGTTACCAGGAGTAAGCGAAAAGAAGTTTTCTTTCTCTTAgaagaaatcccagaatgggaaAATTCACTCCATAATCTGAAGCTTGTCACTCTGTTTAAGTAAGAAATGTTCTACAGCTCATTTTGACTTcttcaagtgcaaagtgatgcatgtgggaaagaggaacccgaactatagctacgtgatggtGGGTTCTTTGTTAAGAGGCACTGCCCAGGgtaaggatctaggtgtcattgttgaggatacgctGAAACCCTCATCAAACTGTGTGGCggcaactaagaaagcaaatacataCCAATTTACGTTTTGAAGGGAGAAAAGTTTTGTATGTGGTTATGCATAGTTTTCTTTATTCTTCATATAGAGCAGGACTGTGAATGAGGCTGTGTGATGCTAAAAACACAGTATAAAAATCATTGTATGCATGATTTACCTTGGCGTTACAGCACAGGCATACTCCATCCAATTTCTCTACCCCTTTCCAGATGTTACTAATGTCAGCTGAGTGACTTGTGGATGGATGCCTGAAAAGAGATAATGAACCTCATCCATCCAGTCATTGGCCTAATAATTCATTAGAAGTCAGAGACCTGGGGTCAGCTTTAGGTTTGAGACCTGGACCCTAAAGTGGAAttatgctactttttgggttttggccaggtactagtgacctggattgaccactgtgagaacaggctactgggcttgatggacccagtaaggctattcttatgttattgatTCCAATAAAAGACTTGGCATTTTGTACATCACCTCTGCAGTCTCCTTTTGGCTTTGTTGTTTGACAAttactgcagacctgttggatttttcttgtGTTTGCCTTCAGAGACCTGAGGTCAGCCAGATCCTAGGTTAAAAAGAGTTTCTTTAGCTTTTCTGGAGTATGCGGTCCTAttggaagcatttttttttcttaaatactgGAAATTAATATGTTTTTGTCCCCAAGGCAATGGCGTATGACCATAAATCTTTCCACGTAGGAGGGGATTCAAGCATTAAATGTTTTCAAGAAATTCTTTTAAATTTAGCATTGTTCATTTGATAacttttcccccttttacaaaactgcacaagaagTTTTAAGCGCCAGCTGGGaaaaaaggtgctcaaactgaccgGATGAACACTGGAGGCAGGAAGACAggcctccccccacacacacattccctcagtggtcactgaccgcCTACTACCCCTCaaatatgtgaatgaaacagCGCATTCCTCTCTTTATGACAGCtacagatattatggccagtcctagaagAGCAGCAAACGGGTGTCTGGAGTAGTCAGTGTAGTGGACCCCAGAGCAGAGGACCCAGTAGTATAGGTTCAATCAAGGTCATGAATATCAGCTCatgaagtttatttatttatttagatttttatcccgttctcccagtagctcagaacggtttacaaatgaacatacacagtggggagtaactagacatataatagtacaacaggtttagtgattggatttatagtttttggagagaattaaatacagggagagtaagcagaaagagagaagggggaaataaagtagtttagtttaaggaaagttatatgcgtttagatacaatttgttagtggatagagtaagagagggtcaaaCTGGAATTTCGGgaggtgataggagagtggagggtggggcctaagggggggagaagacagaggagatctttagttgaagaggagggtctttaccgatttacggaatgttaataatgagttctgttgtctaagttgggggggagttggttccagaggtgtggaatgaagtggctgtaggatcgtttgtgggcagatTTATCACTCTAGTAAATCAATTAAACTAGCACAGTATAATTGATGGGCTTAAATACATTTGAATAATAATGAGCTagtgcagggataggcaattccggtcctcgagagccacaggcaggtcaggtgttcaggagtgtatggtgcaggggttagagctacagccttagcaccctgaggttgtgggttcaaatttctcgctgctccttgtgaccctgggcaagtcacttaatcccctcattgccccaggtacactaaatagagtttgagcccatcgggacagatagggaaatatgataaagtacctgaatgtaaaccacttagtatataagtagtatataaataattaaataaaaataaataaatattcatgagataggattgcatctcaaggaggcagtgcgtgcaaatccatctcatacatattcattttggctattctgaaaacctgacctgcatgtggctctcaaggaccagaattgtctacccctgagcTAGTTCCTATGCACATTGGGTTTATGTTAAAATTTGTTCTATATTTTAGATCTTTTGGGTTGGTCCCATGCTTGGAGGTGCAGCAGCTGCCTTGATCTACGACTTCATCTTGTTTCCAAGAACCAGCGAGCTCTCAGACCGGTTGAAGGTCTGCACTAACGGCCAGGTGGAGGAATACGATCTGGACGGAGACGACAGTGCAAGAGTTGAGATGAAGCCCAAATAAAGGGAGGCAAAAGTGAGGGAGGGCAGGGTCGGGCGGGGATAAAACCACAGttgctttcttaaagttttcAGTATTATGGACTTGCACGTAAACAATCAGTACTTCAAAAAGACATCTATTTTTGCTAGACTTGTGTCTGTTACTTTTCTCCCGTTCCCCAGTCTTGTTTATCTTGGTTGCCTAGGTTAGAATCTCATAGCAATTCAGTTGGGTGCTTTAAAGTGAGAACATTCAAAGTAATCCACTAATAGAATCCCCTTTAGCAAACTCTTTTgaaatgtcatttttttttctatatgttgCCGAACCCAGATGACAGAACTAGTGGAACTGGTAAAATGAATAAACGGAGCctggttaggtgcctagattgacgCACCTTGCTGATCTAAGTGCCtgacttaattattcaattaggcttaatcaGCGCCATGAATTGAAAAGTGGCATTAATAAGCAATTAAAACGACAAAATCAGAAGCACCAatgcctgttttatcattccctctgtgaaaaATTCCCTAACCCCCATTTGTCCTGTTCTGATTGGATTTTAAGTTCTAATCGAAAGAGGGAATGAGGATGTAGTTTTGTCGTTATGAAGATTATGTGTTacattttatgtttgttttattgtacagtat
Protein-coding sequences here:
- the AQP1 gene encoding aquaporin-1; the protein is MVGEIKKKAFWRAVVAEFLAMIIFVFVSIGAALGFQFPISANKTVTPVQDNVKVSLAFGLAIATMAQSVGHVSGAHLNPAVTLGCLLSCQISLLKAAMYMIAQCLGAVVAAAILQGVTSSLSSNLGLNTLAQGINSGQGLGIEIIVTFQLVLCVLATTDRRRNDVTGSAPLAIGLSVALGHLIAIDYTGCGMNPARSFGSAVVARNFTHHWIFWVGPMLGGAAAALIYDFILFPRTSELSDRLKVCTNGQVEEYDLDGDDSARVEMKPK